The Kluyvera intermedia genome window below encodes:
- the acnB gene encoding bifunctional aconitate hydratase 2/2-methylisocitrate dehydratase — MLKEYREHVAERAAEGIVAKPLDATQMAGLVELLKNPPAGEEEFLLDLLINRVPPGVDEAAYVKAGFLAAVAKGEATSPLITPEKAVELLGTMQGGYNIHPLIDALDDAKLAPIAAKALSQTLLMFDNFYDVEEKAKAGNTYAKQVIQSWADAEWFLNRPALADKITVTVFKVTGETNTDDLSPAPDAWSRPDIPLHALAMLKNAREGISPDEPGVVGPIKQIELLQKKGFPLAYVGDVVGTGSSRKSATNSVLWFMGDDIPHVPNKRGGGLVLGSKIAPIFFNTMEDAGALPIEVDVNKLNMGDVIDVYPFKGEVRNHETNELLATFELKTDVLIDEVRAGGRIPLIIGRGLTTKAREALGLPHSDVFRIAKPVEASNKGFSLAQKMVGRACGVTGIRPGEYCEPKMTSVGSQDTTGPMTRDELKDLACLGFSADLVMQSFCHTAAYPKPVDVTTHHTLPDFIMNRGGVSLRPGDGIIHSWLNRMLLPDTVGTGGDSHTRFPVGISFPAGSGLVAFAAATGVMPLDMPESVLVRFKGKMQPGITLRDLVHAIPLYAIREGLLTVEKKGKKNIFSGRILEIEGLPELKVEQAFELADASAERSAAGCTIKLDKAPITEYLTSNIVLLKWMIAEGYGDRRTLERRVQGMEKWLADPQLLEADTDAEYAAVIEIDLADIKEPILCAPNDPDDARLLSDVQGEKIDEVFIGSCMTNIGHFRAAGKLLDTHKGQLPTRLWVAPPTRMDAAQLTEEGYYSVFGKSGARIEIPGCSLCMGNQARVADGATVVSTSTRNFPNRLGTGANVFLASAELAAVAALIGKLPTPDEYQAYVAQVDKTAVDTYRYLNFDQLSEYTEKADSVIFQTAV; from the coding sequence GTGCTAAAAGAATACCGTGAGCACGTAGCTGAACGTGCCGCCGAAGGGATTGTTGCCAAACCCTTAGATGCAACCCAAATGGCCGGCCTGGTTGAGCTACTAAAGAATCCGCCTGCTGGCGAAGAAGAATTCCTGCTAGACCTGTTGATCAATCGTGTACCGCCGGGCGTGGACGAAGCCGCCTATGTTAAAGCGGGCTTCCTTGCTGCCGTCGCGAAAGGCGAAGCCACTTCCCCATTGATTACCCCTGAAAAAGCCGTCGAACTGCTGGGTACCATGCAGGGTGGCTACAACATCCATCCGCTGATTGATGCACTTGACGATGCCAAACTGGCACCTATCGCTGCTAAAGCGCTGTCTCAGACGCTGCTGATGTTTGATAACTTCTACGACGTAGAAGAGAAAGCCAAAGCGGGCAATACCTACGCTAAACAAGTTATCCAGTCCTGGGCCGATGCCGAATGGTTCCTGAATCGTCCTGCGCTTGCTGATAAAATTACCGTTACCGTCTTCAAAGTGACCGGTGAAACTAACACTGATGACCTGTCTCCGGCTCCGGATGCATGGTCCCGTCCGGATATTCCACTGCACGCCCTGGCGATGCTTAAAAACGCCCGTGAAGGCATTAGCCCGGATGAACCTGGCGTTGTGGGTCCTATCAAGCAGATCGAATTGCTGCAGAAAAAAGGCTTCCCGCTGGCGTATGTTGGCGACGTTGTCGGCACCGGTTCTTCACGTAAATCAGCAACCAACTCCGTTCTGTGGTTCATGGGCGACGACATTCCGCACGTGCCAAACAAGCGTGGCGGCGGTCTGGTGCTGGGCAGCAAAATTGCACCTATCTTCTTTAACACCATGGAAGATGCGGGCGCGCTGCCAATTGAAGTTGACGTGAATAAGCTGAACATGGGCGACGTGATTGACGTTTACCCATTCAAAGGTGAAGTGCGTAACCACGAAACCAATGAACTGCTGGCGACATTCGAACTGAAAACCGACGTACTGATTGATGAAGTCCGTGCGGGTGGTCGTATTCCACTGATTATCGGTCGTGGCCTGACCACCAAAGCGCGTGAAGCGCTGGGTCTGCCGCACAGTGATGTGTTCCGTATCGCGAAACCGGTTGAAGCCAGCAACAAAGGCTTCTCTCTGGCGCAGAAAATGGTTGGCCGCGCTTGTGGCGTGACCGGTATTCGCCCGGGCGAATATTGCGAACCGAAAATGACCTCGGTTGGCTCTCAGGACACCACCGGCCCAATGACCCGTGATGAGCTGAAAGACCTCGCTTGTCTGGGCTTCTCAGCCGATCTGGTGATGCAGTCTTTCTGTCATACCGCCGCGTATCCGAAGCCGGTTGACGTGACGACGCACCATACGCTGCCTGATTTTATTATGAACCGCGGCGGTGTTTCTCTGCGTCCAGGCGACGGCATTATTCACTCATGGCTGAACCGTATGCTGCTGCCAGATACCGTTGGCACTGGCGGTGACTCCCACACCCGTTTCCCGGTTGGGATTTCCTTCCCGGCAGGCTCCGGTCTGGTCGCGTTTGCTGCGGCGACGGGTGTGATGCCGCTGGACATGCCTGAATCTGTGCTGGTGCGCTTTAAAGGCAAAATGCAGCCAGGCATCACCCTGCGCGATCTGGTTCATGCGATCCCACTGTATGCCATCCGCGAAGGTCTGCTGACCGTCGAGAAGAAAGGGAAGAAAAATATCTTCTCTGGCCGCATCCTTGAAATCGAAGGCTTGCCGGAGCTGAAAGTTGAGCAGGCGTTTGAGCTGGCGGATGCCTCTGCTGAGCGTTCTGCGGCAGGCTGTACCATCAAGCTGGATAAAGCGCCAATCACTGAATACCTCACCTCTAACATCGTCCTGCTGAAGTGGATGATCGCGGAAGGTTACGGCGATCGCCGTACGCTGGAACGTCGTGTTCAGGGGATGGAAAAATGGCTGGCGGATCCACAGTTGCTGGAAGCGGATACTGACGCAGAATATGCGGCAGTGATCGAAATCGATCTGGCGGATATTAAAGAGCCAATCCTGTGTGCGCCTAACGATCCTGATGATGCACGTCTGCTGTCTGATGTGCAGGGTGAGAAGATCGACGAAGTCTTTATCGGTTCCTGCATGACCAACATCGGCCACTTCCGTGCTGCCGGTAAGCTGCTGGATACCCACAAAGGCCAGCTGCCAACCCGTCTGTGGGTGGCTCCGCCAACCCGTATGGATGCGGCACAGCTGACCGAAGAAGGTTATTACAGCGTGTTTGGTAAGAGCGGTGCGCGTATTGAAATTCCTGGCTGTTCCCTGTGTATGGGTAACCAGGCGCGTGTTGCTGACGGCGCGACGGTGGTTTCCACTTCAACCCGTAACTTCCCGAACCGTTTAGGCACCGGTGCTAACGTCTTCCTGGCTTCGGCTGAGCTGGCGGCGGTTGCGGCGCTTATCGGTAAGCTGCCTACGCCGGATGAATACCAGGCCTATGTTGCGCAGGTTGATAAGACGGCTGTCGATACCTATCGTTATCTGAACTTCGACCAGCTTTCTGAGTACACCGAGAAAGCGGACAGCGTGATTTTCCAGACCGCAGTCTAA
- a CDS encoding DUF2950 family protein has protein sequence MKKQIKIALLALAMSPLMSFAQQSFSSPDLAASALVNAVTNKDHVALTNLLGDDWQQFLPPDGVDPEAVDRFLRDWKLNHHIVTTSTTAWLDVGNDGWRLPIPMEKNDQGWMFNIAAGEDEIQTRAIGRNELSAIQAMHAYVDAQQDYYQLNHAWAQKIISTDGKKDGLYWPIAPGEVPSPLGPNFSPSVPGEGYHGYRFRIVSTGDKGDVALLAWPVEWGKSGVMSFMVNQDDRVYEADLGEETEQKVQAMNQLSPDASVGWKVSDEPLNNQ, from the coding sequence ATGAAAAAGCAGATAAAAATAGCTTTGCTGGCGCTGGCCATGTCGCCACTAATGAGCTTTGCCCAACAGAGTTTTAGCAGCCCCGATCTCGCGGCCAGCGCGTTAGTTAACGCGGTAACAAACAAAGATCATGTCGCGTTAACTAACCTGCTCGGCGATGACTGGCAGCAGTTTTTACCCCCGGACGGCGTTGACCCAGAGGCTGTAGACCGTTTCCTGCGCGACTGGAAGCTTAACCACCATATCGTCACCACATCCACTACCGCCTGGCTGGACGTGGGCAACGATGGCTGGCGTCTCCCCATTCCAATGGAAAAAAATGATCAAGGCTGGATGTTCAACATCGCCGCCGGAGAAGATGAGATTCAGACCCGCGCCATTGGACGTAATGAGCTATCGGCCATTCAGGCAATGCATGCCTATGTCGATGCTCAGCAGGATTACTACCAGTTAAACCACGCCTGGGCGCAAAAAATCATCAGTACCGACGGTAAGAAAGATGGCCTCTACTGGCCAATCGCACCGGGAGAAGTTCCAAGTCCTCTAGGGCCAAACTTCAGCCCCTCAGTACCGGGCGAAGGCTACCACGGCTACCGTTTTCGCATCGTTAGCACAGGTGATAAGGGTGACGTTGCCCTACTCGCCTGGCCGGTTGAATGGGGTAAGTCTGGAGTAATGAGCTTTATGGTCAATCAAGACGATCGCGTGTATGAGGCAGATTTGGGGGAGGAGACTGAGCAGAAGGTGCAGGCGATGAATCAGTTATCACCTGATGCCAGCGTGGGATGGAAAGTGTCAGATGAGCCGTTAAACAATCAATAA
- the yacL gene encoding protein YacL, which translates to MEYEFLRDVTGGVKVRMSMGHEVVGHWFNEEVKDNLSLLDEVEQAARTVKGSERSWQRTGHEYTLWLDGEEVMVRANQLEFSGDEMEDGMNYYDEESLSLCGVEDFLQVVAAYREFLQQR; encoded by the coding sequence ATGGAATACGAATTTCTGCGCGACGTTACCGGAGGGGTAAAAGTACGTATGTCGATGGGCCACGAAGTGGTCGGTCACTGGTTTAATGAAGAGGTTAAAGATAACCTCTCGCTGCTGGATGAAGTCGAGCAGGCCGCACGTACGGTAAAAGGCAGCGAACGTTCATGGCAGCGCACCGGGCATGAATACACTCTGTGGTTGGACGGCGAAGAAGTGATGGTTCGCGCCAATCAATTGGAGTTTTCGGGTGACGAGATGGAAGACGGGATGAACTACTACGACGAAGAAAGCCTGTCGCTTTGCGGCGTAGAGGATTTTCTGCAGGTTGTTGCAGCGTACCGTGAGTTTTTACAGCAACGGTAA
- a CDS encoding YacC family pilotin-like protein: protein MKTFFRTVLLGSLLAMSSSSYALSESEAEDMADLTAVFVFLKNDCGYQNLPNTQIRRALVFFAQQNQWDLSNYDTFNMKALGEDSYRDLSGIGIPTAKKCKALARDSLSLLAYVK, encoded by the coding sequence ATGAAGACGTTTTTCCGCACTGTACTGCTTGGATCGCTGCTGGCGATGTCCAGTTCCAGTTATGCATTAAGCGAGTCTGAAGCAGAAGATATGGCCGATCTTACGGCTGTGTTTGTGTTCCTGAAAAACGACTGTGGGTATCAGAATCTCCCTAACACGCAAATTCGTCGCGCCCTGGTCTTTTTTGCCCAGCAAAACCAGTGGGATCTGAGTAATTACGACACGTTTAACATGAAGGCGCTGGGTGAAGACAGCTACCGCGATCTCAGCGGCATTGGCATCCCAACGGCGAAGAAGTGTAAAGCGCTGGCGCGCGATTCGTTAAGCCTGCTGGCTTACGTTAAATAG
- the lpdA gene encoding dihydrolipoyl dehydrogenase: MSTEIKTQVVVLGAGPAGYSAAFRCADLGLETVIVERYSTLGGVCLNVGCIPSKALLHVAKVIEEAKSLAEHGIVFGEPKTDIDKIRTWKEKVITQLTGGLAGMAKGRKVKVVNGLGKFTGANTLEVEGENGKTVINFDNAIIAAGSRPIELPFIPHEDPRVWDSTDALELKEVPKRLLVMGGGIIGLEMGTVYHALGSEIDVVEMFDQVIPAADKDIVKVYTKRISKKFNLMLETKVTAVEAKEDGIYVSMEGKKAPAEAQRYDAVLVAIGRVPNGKNLDAGKAGVEVDDRGFIRVDKQLRTNVPHIFAIGDIVGQPMLAHKGVHEGHVAAEVIAGKKHYFDPKVIPSIAYTDPEVAWVGLTEKEAKEKGISYETATFPWAASGRAIASDCADGMTKLIFDKESHRVIGGAIVGTNGGELLGEIGLAIEMGCDAEDIALTIHAHPTLHESVGLAAEIFEGSITDLPNAKAKKK, encoded by the coding sequence ATGAGCACTGAAATTAAAACTCAGGTCGTGGTACTTGGGGCGGGCCCGGCAGGTTATTCTGCTGCCTTCCGTTGCGCGGATTTAGGTCTGGAGACCGTCATTGTAGAACGTTACAGCACCCTGGGCGGTGTTTGTCTGAACGTTGGCTGTATCCCTTCTAAAGCGCTGCTGCACGTAGCAAAAGTTATCGAAGAAGCCAAATCGCTGGCTGAACACGGTATCGTCTTCGGCGAGCCGAAAACCGATATCGACAAAATTCGTACCTGGAAAGAAAAAGTTATCACTCAACTGACCGGCGGTCTGGCTGGTATGGCGAAAGGCCGTAAAGTGAAAGTGGTAAACGGTCTGGGTAAATTCACCGGGGCAAACACCCTGGAAGTTGAAGGCGAAAACGGCAAAACCGTAATTAACTTCGACAACGCAATCATCGCGGCGGGTTCCCGTCCGATTGAGCTGCCATTTATTCCGCACGAAGATCCACGCGTATGGGATTCCACTGACGCGCTGGAACTGAAAGAAGTACCAAAGCGTCTGCTGGTTATGGGCGGCGGTATCATCGGTCTGGAAATGGGTACTGTGTACCACGCGCTGGGTTCAGAGATTGACGTGGTTGAAATGTTCGACCAGGTTATTCCGGCAGCCGACAAAGACATCGTTAAAGTCTACACCAAACGCATCAGCAAGAAATTCAACCTGATGCTGGAAACCAAAGTGACCGCCGTTGAAGCAAAAGAAGACGGTATCTACGTTTCCATGGAAGGCAAAAAAGCACCTGCAGAAGCACAGCGTTATGACGCCGTACTGGTGGCTATCGGTCGCGTACCGAACGGTAAAAACCTCGATGCGGGCAAAGCTGGCGTAGAAGTTGACGACCGTGGCTTCATCCGCGTCGACAAACAGCTGCGCACCAACGTACCGCACATCTTTGCTATCGGCGATATCGTCGGTCAGCCAATGCTGGCGCACAAAGGTGTTCACGAAGGCCACGTTGCTGCTGAAGTTATCGCAGGTAAGAAACACTACTTCGATCCGAAAGTGATTCCATCGATTGCGTATACTGATCCAGAAGTTGCCTGGGTGGGTCTGACTGAGAAAGAAGCGAAAGAGAAAGGCATCAGCTATGAAACCGCCACCTTCCCGTGGGCTGCTTCTGGCCGTGCTATCGCTTCCGACTGCGCAGACGGTATGACCAAACTGATCTTCGACAAAGAATCTCACCGTGTTATCGGTGGTGCGATTGTCGGTACCAACGGCGGCGAGCTGCTGGGTGAAATCGGTCTGGCGATCGAAATGGGCTGTGATGCTGAAGATATCGCGCTGACTATCCACGCGCACCCGACTCTGCACGAGTCTGTGGGCCTGGCGGCTGAAATCTTTGAAGGTAGCATTACCGACCTGCCAAACGCGAAAGCGAAGAAGAAGTAA
- the aceF gene encoding pyruvate dehydrogenase complex dihydrolipoyllysine-residue acetyltransferase, translating into MAIEINVPDIGADEVEITEILVKVGDKVEVEQSLITVEGDKASMEVPSPQAGVVKEIKVSVGDKTETGKLIMIFDSADGAAAAAPAKAEEKKEAAPAAAPAAAAAKDVHVPDIGGDEVEVTEIMVKVGDTVAAEQSLITVEGDKASMEVPAPFAGTVKEIKINTGDKVSTGSLIMVFEVAGSAPAAAPAQAAAPAAAAPAASGSKEVNVPDIGGDEVEVTEVMVKVGDKIAAEQSLITVEGDKASMEVPAPFAGTVKEIKISTGDKVSTGSLIMVFEVEGAAPAAAPAQAAAPAPAAAPAPAAASAPAAKAAGKSDFAENDAYVHATPLIRRLAREFGVNLAKVKGTGRKGRILREDVQTYVKDAVKRAESAPAAAGGGIPGMLPWPKVDFSKFGEIEEVELGRIQKISGANLSRNWVMIPHVTHFDKTDITDLEAFRKQQNAEAEKRKLDVKFTPVVFIMKAVAAALEQMPRFNSSLSEDAQRLTLKKYINIGVAVDTPNGLVVPVFKDVNKKSITELSRELTVISKKARDGKLTAGEMQGGCFTISSIGGLGTTHFAPIVNAPEVAILGVSKSAIEPVWNGKEFTPRLMMPISLSFDHRVIDGADGARFITIINNTLSDIRRLVM; encoded by the coding sequence ATGGCTATCGAAATCAATGTACCGGACATCGGGGCTGATGAAGTTGAAATCACCGAGATCCTGGTCAAAGTAGGCGACAAAGTTGAAGTTGAACAGTCGCTGATCACCGTAGAAGGCGACAAAGCCTCTATGGAAGTCCCGTCTCCACAGGCTGGCGTTGTTAAAGAGATCAAAGTCTCTGTCGGCGACAAAACCGAGACTGGCAAACTGATCATGATTTTCGATTCCGCCGACGGTGCAGCAGCTGCTGCACCTGCCAAGGCAGAAGAGAAGAAAGAAGCGGCTCCGGCAGCAGCACCTGCTGCGGCTGCGGCGAAAGACGTACACGTACCTGATATCGGTGGCGACGAAGTTGAAGTCACTGAGATCATGGTTAAAGTGGGCGACACCGTAGCGGCTGAGCAGTCTCTGATCACCGTAGAAGGCGACAAGGCTTCCATGGAAGTCCCAGCGCCGTTCGCGGGTACGGTTAAAGAGATCAAAATCAACACCGGTGACAAAGTGTCTACTGGCTCGCTGATTATGGTCTTCGAAGTGGCGGGTAGCGCGCCAGCCGCGGCACCAGCTCAGGCTGCTGCACCGGCAGCAGCGGCTCCGGCAGCGTCTGGCTCGAAAGAAGTGAACGTACCGGATATCGGTGGTGATGAAGTTGAAGTCACTGAAGTGATGGTTAAAGTCGGCGATAAAATTGCCGCTGAGCAGTCACTGATTACCGTAGAAGGCGACAAAGCTTCTATGGAAGTTCCGGCACCGTTCGCGGGTACCGTGAAAGAAATCAAAATCAGCACTGGCGACAAAGTGTCTACCGGCTCCCTGATTATGGTCTTCGAAGTTGAAGGCGCTGCACCTGCAGCCGCTCCGGCGCAAGCCGCTGCTCCGGCTCCGGCCGCAGCACCAGCTCCAGCCGCGGCATCTGCACCGGCTGCGAAAGCTGCGGGTAAATCTGACTTTGCTGAAAATGACGCTTACGTCCATGCAACGCCACTGATTCGTCGCCTGGCGCGCGAATTCGGTGTGAACCTGGCGAAAGTGAAAGGGACTGGCCGTAAAGGTCGTATCCTGCGCGAAGACGTTCAGACTTACGTGAAAGACGCGGTTAAACGTGCGGAATCTGCACCGGCAGCAGCGGGTGGCGGTATCCCGGGCATGCTGCCTTGGCCGAAAGTCGACTTCAGCAAGTTTGGTGAAATCGAAGAAGTGGAACTGGGTCGTATCCAGAAAATCTCCGGTGCGAACCTGAGCCGTAACTGGGTGATGATCCCACACGTTACCCACTTCGACAAAACCGATATCACCGATCTGGAAGCGTTCCGTAAACAGCAGAACGCCGAAGCTGAGAAGCGCAAACTGGATGTGAAATTCACCCCAGTGGTCTTCATCATGAAAGCCGTTGCTGCCGCTCTGGAACAGATGCCACGCTTCAACAGCTCACTGTCTGAAGATGCGCAGCGTCTGACGCTGAAGAAATACATCAACATCGGTGTTGCGGTCGATACGCCAAATGGTCTGGTTGTTCCGGTCTTCAAAGACGTGAACAAGAAGAGCATTACTGAGCTGTCTCGTGAACTGACGGTGATCTCTAAGAAAGCGCGTGATGGTAAGCTGACTGCCGGCGAAATGCAGGGCGGTTGCTTCACTATCTCTAGCATCGGCGGCCTGGGTACTACCCACTTCGCACCGATTGTTAACGCGCCTGAAGTGGCTATCCTCGGCGTTTCTAAATCTGCCATTGAGCCGGTGTGGAATGGTAAAGAGTTTACTCCGCGTCTGATGATGCCGATTTCTCTGTCCTTCGACCACCGCGTGATTGACGGTGCTGATGGTGCTCGCTTCATTACCATCATCAACAACACGCTGTCTGACATTCGCCGTCTGGTGATGTAA
- a CDS encoding DUF3300 domain-containing protein: MNLPTKSYSSIALICCGGILAVAATLYLKSREPVTPDAPPAAAVAAPVTPSVTLPAPEAPPTVAATSTNTQPFTKAQITQWVAPIALYPDSLLSQVLMASTYPASVVQAVQWSKDNPNQQGDAAIKAVADQPWDASVKSLVAFPQLTGMMGENPQWVENLGNAFLAQPQDVMDAVQDLRKLAQQTGSLKSTYQQTVTTTSAPAPTSTANAGTTSVSTTKVAASPEPTVIRIESANPEVVYVPNYNPTVVYGSNWPYSSAPPVYLPPPPGQQFADSFVRGFGYSLGVATTYAIFSNIDWDDDDHHHDDDYHGGGRGYQHNGDNININVNNFNRISGENLKGQNIAWQHNSAYRGNVPYPNDNVAQRFHQTNVPGGLSSTRKEPGIVSTRPTNVASGLSSPNRDSQRQAAMSQVQQRTRNDNYAAAPGSRDAQRRAASQQLSQKVQRDNFRGYDAPVSHSQRLASQTRSSQTHAAPSRATAQRVQQSNLNAAQRRTSNESPRLKTEQRSTQQPGNAGRRNSALSGNESRAPNWQAQQSRGLQSRQASGLSSERQSRASQGNRASSVGGERNGGGLSGHRELHRR, from the coding sequence ATGAATTTGCCCACTAAGTCCTACTCGAGTATCGCACTGATATGCTGTGGCGGGATACTCGCCGTCGCCGCCACGCTTTATCTCAAAAGCCGCGAGCCCGTGACGCCAGACGCGCCACCAGCCGCTGCTGTGGCGGCACCCGTGACACCATCGGTAACGTTGCCGGCACCAGAAGCGCCGCCTACTGTTGCGGCGACATCCACTAATACTCAGCCCTTTACCAAGGCCCAAATCACCCAATGGGTGGCGCCTATTGCGCTCTATCCGGACTCCTTGCTCTCACAGGTACTGATGGCCTCAACCTATCCGGCAAGCGTCGTTCAGGCGGTTCAGTGGTCTAAAGATAATCCCAACCAACAAGGAGATGCCGCCATCAAAGCCGTGGCGGATCAACCCTGGGATGCGAGTGTGAAATCGCTGGTCGCTTTCCCACAGCTAACAGGAATGATGGGTGAAAATCCCCAGTGGGTGGAAAATCTCGGTAACGCCTTCCTTGCCCAACCGCAAGATGTCATGGATGCTGTGCAGGATTTACGTAAGCTAGCCCAGCAAACCGGTTCGCTAAAATCGACCTATCAACAAACCGTCACCACGACCTCTGCCCCTGCGCCGACCTCCACCGCTAACGCTGGCACAACCTCGGTTTCAACCACTAAGGTTGCCGCAAGCCCCGAACCGACGGTGATCCGCATTGAATCAGCGAATCCTGAAGTGGTGTACGTGCCGAATTACAACCCAACGGTCGTTTACGGCAGCAACTGGCCTTATTCTTCCGCCCCACCGGTCTACCTGCCGCCACCTCCTGGGCAACAGTTCGCCGACAGCTTCGTTCGCGGTTTTGGTTACAGCCTGGGCGTCGCCACCACTTATGCCATTTTCAGCAATATCGATTGGGATGACGACGATCATCATCACGATGATGACTATCATGGCGGCGGTCGGGGCTATCAGCACAACGGCGACAACATCAATATTAACGTCAATAATTTCAACCGCATCTCCGGGGAAAACCTGAAAGGGCAGAATATCGCCTGGCAGCATAATTCGGCTTATCGCGGCAACGTGCCCTATCCAAATGATAACGTCGCCCAACGCTTCCATCAGACAAACGTACCTGGCGGACTGAGTAGTACGCGAAAAGAGCCGGGCATCGTGTCTACCCGCCCGACGAATGTCGCTAGTGGGCTAAGCTCCCCGAACCGCGATAGCCAGCGGCAAGCAGCGATGTCGCAAGTACAACAGCGTACCCGAAACGATAACTACGCCGCTGCACCGGGCTCACGTGATGCCCAGCGCCGCGCAGCATCACAGCAGTTAAGCCAGAAAGTTCAACGGGATAATTTCCGTGGCTATGACGCACCGGTTAGCCATTCCCAGCGCCTGGCCTCACAAACTCGCTCATCGCAGACGCACGCCGCGCCATCTCGTGCTACCGCACAGCGCGTTCAGCAGTCAAATCTGAATGCAGCTCAACGTCGCACCAGCAATGAATCTCCGCGACTTAAAACAGAACAGCGCAGTACGCAGCAGCCAGGCAACGCGGGACGACGGAACAGTGCGCTCAGCGGCAACGAAAGCCGGGCACCAAACTGGCAAGCACAGCAGTCTCGTGGCCTGCAAAGCCGCCAGGCCTCCGGTCTTAGCAGTGAGCGGCAGTCTCGCGCTTCACAGGGTAACCGTGCCTCCAGCGTAGGCGGCGAACGAAATGGCGGTGGGCTTTCCGGGCACCGAGAGCTTCATCGACGCTAG